One Oryzomonas sagensis DNA segment encodes these proteins:
- a CDS encoding Maf family nucleotide pyrophosphatase — MKHGAIVLASASPRRTELMALAGIEFTVVAADICEDALPGEKPSAHVIRLSREKADAVAHKTAGRFFIGADTVVVLDDTIMGKPVDDADAFRMLTALSGRNHEVITGFTVFDAVSGIHLSRSVHTDVTFRTVGEKEIRDYIASGCPRDKAGAYAIQGGAVHFVRSISGSYTNVVGLPMAELYEVLQTVEALP, encoded by the coding sequence ATGAAACATGGAGCAATCGTTCTGGCCTCTGCCTCGCCGCGCCGCACCGAGCTGATGGCCCTGGCAGGCATCGAATTCACGGTGGTTGCGGCGGATATCTGCGAGGATGCGCTGCCCGGCGAGAAACCGTCCGCGCATGTCATCCGCCTGTCGCGGGAGAAGGCCGACGCCGTGGCGCACAAGACTGCCGGACGTTTTTTCATCGGTGCCGACACCGTGGTGGTCCTGGACGACACCATCATGGGGAAGCCCGTCGACGATGCCGATGCCTTCCGCATGCTGACCGCCCTGTCCGGCAGGAACCACGAGGTGATTACCGGCTTTACGGTCTTCGACGCGGTGAGCGGCATCCATCTCAGCCGGAGCGTGCATACCGACGTGACCTTCCGCACCGTCGGCGAAAAAGAGATCCGGGACTACATCGCCAGCGGCTGTCCCAGGGACAAGGCCGGGGCCTACGCCATCCAGGGGGGGGCCGTGCATTTCGTCCGCTCCATCAGCGGGTCGTACACCAATGTGGTCGGCCTGCCCATGGCGGAGCTGTACGAGGTGCTGCAGACGGTCGAGGCGCTCCCCTGA
- a CDS encoding FAD-binding oxidoreductase: MLDSRILGELAAIVGTDNVLTEKQDMLCYSYDATQMEFLPSAVVHPANAQEVSAVLRLANREGFPVFPRGAGSGFSGGALPKAGGIVLVTTRMNRILRIDTENLIAEVEPGVVTELFQQEVEKLGLFYPPDPASLKFSTLGGNVAENAGGPRAVKYGCTKDFVMGLEVVLPSGAIIRTGGETYKGVVGYDLTKLLCGSEGTLGIITRIIFKLLPYPDAKKTMLTIFDSIDGAAKAVSAIIGGKIIPTTLEFMDYATLQCVERRFNLGIPPEGRAVLLIEVDGDRDLIEKQAGQIHAIIKPLGLVQFRAAANAAESEQLWKVRRLVSPSLRDINPDKTNEDIVVPRSKVPDVIRRIEAIQRKYDVPIVNFGHAGDGNIHVNVMIDKQIPGMPERAEGAVKEIFQAALDLGGTMSGEHGVGLSKAPYIELELSPDQIGAMKAVKHALDPNNILNPGKMFPGGEGTHAAG, translated from the coding sequence ATGCTCGATTCACGGATTCTCGGCGAACTCGCCGCCATAGTCGGGACGGACAACGTCCTGACCGAAAAACAGGATATGCTCTGCTACTCCTACGATGCCACCCAGATGGAGTTTCTTCCTTCCGCCGTTGTCCACCCGGCGAACGCCCAGGAGGTGTCCGCCGTGCTCAGACTGGCCAACCGCGAGGGTTTCCCGGTGTTCCCCCGCGGCGCCGGCAGCGGGTTCTCGGGCGGCGCGCTTCCCAAGGCGGGGGGCATCGTGCTGGTCACCACCCGCATGAACCGCATCCTGCGCATCGATACCGAAAACCTGATTGCCGAGGTGGAGCCGGGGGTCGTCACGGAACTGTTCCAGCAGGAGGTGGAAAAGCTGGGTCTGTTCTACCCGCCCGACCCGGCCTCCCTCAAGTTCTCAACCCTGGGGGGGAACGTGGCCGAGAACGCCGGCGGACCCCGGGCCGTGAAGTACGGCTGCACCAAGGATTTCGTCATGGGGCTGGAGGTGGTCCTGCCGAGCGGCGCCATCATCCGCACCGGCGGCGAGACCTACAAGGGGGTGGTGGGCTACGACCTGACCAAGCTCCTGTGCGGCAGCGAGGGGACTCTGGGGATCATCACCCGCATCATCTTCAAGCTCCTCCCCTATCCCGACGCCAAAAAAACGATGCTGACCATCTTCGACTCCATCGACGGGGCGGCCAAGGCGGTCTCGGCCATCATCGGCGGCAAGATCATCCCCACCACCCTGGAGTTCATGGATTACGCCACCCTGCAATGCGTCGAGCGCCGTTTCAATCTGGGCATCCCCCCCGAGGGGCGCGCCGTGCTGCTGATCGAGGTGGACGGGGACCGTGATCTGATCGAGAAACAGGCCGGGCAGATCCACGCGATCATCAAGCCGCTGGGGCTGGTCCAGTTCCGCGCCGCCGCGAACGCCGCCGAATCGGAGCAGCTCTGGAAGGTGCGCCGCCTGGTGTCCCCGTCCCTGCGGGACATCAATCCCGACAAGACCAACGAGGACATCGTGGTGCCCCGCAGCAAGGTCCCGGATGTGATCAGGCGGATCGAGGCCATCCAGCGGAAGTACGACGTGCCGATCGTCAATTTCGGCCATGCCGGGGACGGCAACATCCACGTCAACGTGATGATCGACAAGCAGATCCCCGGCATGCCGGAGCGGGCCGAGGGGGCGGTGAAGGAAATCTTCCAGGCCGCCCTGGATCTGGGGGGAACCATGTCGGGCGAGCACGGCGTGGGGCTTTCCAAGGCCCCTTATATCGAGTTGGAGCTGTCCCCGGACCAGATCGGGGCCATGAAGGCCGTCAAGCACGCCCTCGATCCGAACAATATCCTGAATCCGGGCAAGATGTTTCCCGGGGGGGAGGGGACGCATGCCGCAGGATAG
- a CDS encoding LysM peptidoglycan-binding domain-containing protein — protein MARRPWGTAAAALIFSLAVVPAWGEQQYLYTPKPVGPEEQGQGKDGILVREVPVEKGDTLSGISRRFSGHGSYYPQILLFNDVKNPNLIYAGSTLRVPVSAGQAAAAEPSEAQPTPAARKKSVRHAGRKKASRAVQPPSAAVPAKRKQQSATGKAPGDRSMDLSPSDLKQLDSGREKKAELRKKAAPEARNRGVEGRQKAKQPVGEERVTKSVPASVPAATGEDAGQKLFAQAVKAYRQDDFRGALELFDRFLAKNPGSPLAADASLYKAECYLKLSSQ, from the coding sequence ATGGCGCGACGCCCATGGGGAACTGCCGCAGCAGCGCTGATTTTTTCGCTTGCCGTCGTACCGGCGTGGGGTGAACAGCAGTATCTCTATACGCCCAAGCCGGTTGGCCCGGAAGAACAGGGGCAGGGCAAGGACGGCATCCTGGTCCGTGAGGTGCCGGTGGAGAAGGGGGATACGCTCTCCGGCATTTCCCGCAGGTTCAGCGGCCATGGTTCCTACTATCCCCAGATACTGCTCTTCAACGATGTGAAAAACCCGAACCTCATCTACGCCGGTTCGACCCTCAGGGTCCCGGTGAGCGCGGGGCAGGCGGCCGCGGCAGAGCCTTCCGAGGCACAGCCGACCCCCGCGGCCCGGAAAAAGAGCGTCCGGCATGCCGGACGCAAAAAGGCGTCTCGCGCTGTTCAGCCTCCGTCCGCCGCAGTGCCTGCCAAGCGCAAACAGCAGTCGGCAACCGGCAAGGCCCCTGGCGACCGCTCCATGGATCTTTCCCCCAGCGATCTGAAACAGTTGGACAGCGGTCGGGAGAAGAAGGCGGAGCTGCGGAAAAAGGCCGCGCCCGAGGCGCGCAATCGTGGTGTGGAAGGGCGGCAGAAGGCCAAACAGCCGGTGGGCGAGGAGCGGGTTACCAAGAGCGTCCCGGCATCTGTCCCGGCGGCAACGGGCGAGGACGCCGGTCAGAAGCTGTTCGCCCAAGCGGTCAAGGCCTACCGCCAGGATGACTTCCGCGGAGCCCTGGAACTGTTCGACCGTTTCCTGGCAAAGAACCCCGGCTCACCCTTGGCGGCCGATGCCAGCCTGTACAAGGCGGAGTGTTATCTGAAGCTCTCCAGCCAGTAG
- a CDS encoding tetratricopeptide repeat protein, translated as MAGFNAYQQKNYPAAIKRMNEVLQKYPDSPLRDMAIFWLSRSYYKNGNLQDAARNMSRFAKEYPDNPLRATVEDELLALTARYDRGETITAGEAPAKQAQAPQVKPVVAPPVRQQAEQEQQAKEQAAKAELAKQQTEKERLAKQQADQERQAAEKAEQERLAKEQAAKAELARQQAEQERLAKLKADQERQAAEKAEQERLAKEQAAKAELAKQQAEQERLAKLKAEQERLTAEKAEQERLAKEQAAKAELAKQQAEQERLAKLKVEQERLVAEKAEQERLAQEQAAKEQLAKQQAGMERLAKQKADQERMAIEKAEEEKLAQEKNVQAQAVQEKQVAEQAEIMRLAREKAEQKRQAILKAEEESKTAEQAAQQHQVAVQAERELLAAKKAGEERAAAEAGAAQQQAAARAEEQRQTQARQAEEKTRAEKALLREKAIAQYKSIIETYPGSSAAVTAAAKLKALGVAVALPPQAAAVERQENAQVLKFEVGQYVGFEFNLLAQPKAYEVAHRAGIPFEVINRGNGSDSFVLESAFPAEFKAEFAAAGAPEKGIRETPRLAPGEVFRGVVSFEIPAASIDGLKITHPVKAASTLMAEASQSREVAMTASAPLLRAVLKADKTHLLPGGQVVYRIVVLNIGTMAARDVTLNLNYPPQLEPLDYSATGFKQGMKSVMVTDGLQIKSGESREFSVAFRLKDDSLAGQELITRAELVNNPLQSTAVFVSNLASVDPQHGIRVHTASERQVVIPGQTMTIPFVVANTGNVSEKYRIASNLKTAPDMVIYHDINRDGIHQANEPAITEIGPLAPKEEAAIIVEVKTPRSVGDGTEDSVQLTFTPEGDAARPAVASARLFYSRPVLKLAIAARDGRLKPGEVASFDLMVTNSGSNLARIVELQSSWPEQLELVGADPANSAAANGNILWKFKELGAGEKKAIKVSFRVKHGIGVGTNIQVKNIMTYEDQLGNRY; from the coding sequence ATGGCGGGCTTCAACGCCTATCAGCAGAAAAACTATCCCGCCGCCATCAAGAGGATGAACGAGGTACTGCAAAAGTACCCCGACTCTCCCCTGCGTGACATGGCCATATTCTGGCTCTCCCGCTCCTACTACAAAAACGGCAATCTTCAGGACGCCGCCCGCAACATGTCCCGGTTCGCCAAGGAATATCCCGACAATCCCCTGAGGGCGACCGTGGAGGATGAACTCCTCGCCTTGACGGCCCGCTATGACAGGGGGGAAACGATAACGGCCGGCGAGGCGCCTGCAAAACAGGCCCAGGCACCGCAGGTGAAGCCGGTAGTTGCCCCGCCGGTCCGACAGCAGGCCGAGCAGGAGCAGCAGGCGAAAGAGCAGGCCGCCAAGGCCGAGCTTGCCAAACAGCAGACGGAAAAGGAACGTCTCGCCAAACAGCAGGCGGATCAGGAACGCCAGGCCGCCGAGAAGGCTGAGCAGGAACGGCTGGCGAAAGAACAGGCCGCCAAGGCCGAGCTTGCCAGGCAGCAGGCTGAACAGGAACGTCTCGCCAAGCTGAAGGCCGACCAGGAACGCCAGGCCGCCGAGAAGGCGGAGCAGGAACGGCTGGCGAAGGAACAGGCTGCCAAGGCCGAGCTTGCCAAACAGCAGGCTGAACAGGAACGTCTCGCCAAGCTGAAGGCCGAGCAGGAACGCCTGACCGCCGAGAAGGCGGAACAGGAACGGCTGGCGAAGGAACAGGCCGCCAAGGCCGAGCTTGCCAAGCAGCAGGCTGAACAGGAACGTCTCGCCAAGCTGAAGGTCGAACAGGAACGCCTGGTAGCCGAGAAGGCTGAGCAGGAACGTTTGGCCCAGGAACAGGCCGCCAAGGAGCAGCTTGCCAAACAGCAGGCCGGAATGGAACGCCTTGCGAAGCAGAAGGCCGACCAGGAACGCATGGCGATCGAAAAGGCCGAAGAGGAAAAACTGGCGCAGGAAAAGAATGTTCAGGCACAGGCTGTCCAGGAAAAACAGGTAGCCGAACAGGCTGAAATCATGCGCCTTGCCCGTGAAAAGGCCGAGCAGAAACGCCAAGCGATTCTCAAGGCCGAGGAAGAGAGCAAAACAGCCGAACAGGCTGCCCAGCAGCATCAGGTGGCGGTACAGGCCGAGCGTGAACTGTTGGCGGCGAAGAAGGCTGGGGAAGAGCGGGCCGCTGCCGAGGCGGGTGCGGCTCAGCAGCAGGCGGCAGCCAGAGCTGAAGAGCAGCGCCAAACCCAGGCCCGCCAGGCAGAGGAGAAGACACGTGCCGAAAAGGCGCTGCTGCGTGAAAAGGCCATAGCCCAGTACAAATCAATCATCGAAACCTATCCCGGCAGCAGCGCGGCCGTCACGGCCGCCGCCAAGCTGAAGGCATTGGGGGTCGCGGTCGCCCTGCCGCCCCAGGCCGCTGCGGTTGAGCGCCAGGAAAACGCGCAGGTCCTGAAATTTGAAGTGGGGCAGTACGTCGGTTTCGAATTCAATCTCTTGGCCCAGCCCAAGGCATACGAGGTAGCTCACCGGGCCGGCATACCGTTCGAGGTCATCAACCGGGGCAACGGCAGCGATTCCTTTGTGCTGGAATCGGCCTTCCCGGCTGAATTCAAGGCCGAGTTCGCCGCCGCCGGCGCACCCGAAAAGGGGATCAGGGAAACGCCGAGACTGGCTCCGGGCGAGGTATTCCGGGGTGTGGTGAGTTTCGAGATTCCCGCCGCCAGCATCGACGGCTTGAAGATCACGCATCCCGTCAAGGCCGCCTCTACCCTCATGGCCGAGGCGAGCCAGTCGCGCGAGGTCGCCATGACCGCCTCGGCCCCGCTTCTGCGGGCCGTGCTGAAGGCCGACAAAACGCACCTCCTGCCGGGCGGACAGGTCGTCTACCGCATCGTCGTCCTCAACATCGGGACCATGGCCGCCAGGGACGTCACCCTCAACCTGAATTATCCCCCGCAGCTTGAGCCGCTCGATTATTCCGCCACCGGATTCAAACAGGGGATGAAGTCCGTGATGGTCACCGACGGGCTGCAGATCAAGTCCGGGGAAAGCAGGGAGTTCAGCGTCGCCTTCCGTTTGAAGGACGATTCCCTGGCCGGTCAGGAATTGATCACCCGTGCCGAGCTGGTGAACAACCCGCTCCAGAGCACGGCGGTGTTCGTCTCCAATCTGGCCTCCGTCGATCCGCAGCACGGCATCAGGGTCCACACCGCTTCCGAGCGGCAGGTGGTCATCCCGGGCCAGACCATGACCATTCCGTTCGTGGTGGCCAATACCGGCAACGTGAGCGAGAAATACCGGATCGCCTCGAACTTGAAGACGGCCCCGGACATGGTCATCTACCACGACATCAACCGCGACGGCATCCATCAGGCGAACGAGCCGGCCATCACCGAGATCGGCCCGCTGGCGCCCAAGGAAGAGGCCGCCATCATCGTGGAGGTCAAGACCCCGCGGAGCGTTGGCGACGGGACGGAAGACAGCGTGCAGCTCACCTTCACCCCTGAAGGGGATGCGGCCCGCCCGGCCGTGGCCTCCGCCCGCCTGTTCTACTCGCGTCCGGTGCTGAAACTGGCCATCGCAGCCCGGGACGGCCGGCTCAAACCGGGAGAGGTGGCGTCCTTCGACCTGATGGTCACCAATAGCGGCTCCAACCTGGCCCGGATCGTGGAACTCCAGAGCAGTTGGCCCGAGCAGCTTGAACTGGTCGGCGCCGATCCCGCCAACAGTGCCGCCGCCAACGGGAATATCCTCTGGAAGTTCAAGGAACTGGGCGCCGGAGAGAAGAAGGCCATCAAGGTCTCGTTCAGGGTCAAGCACGGCATCGGGGTCGGCACGAATATCCAGGTCAAGAACATCATGACCTATGAAGATCAACTGGGGAACAGGTACTGA